The genomic segment TTTTTGGATGCTCTGCCATTATGCGAGACCGGAGGCAACAATCCATCTTTAGTAAATCGGTTAATATTCTTAAAGACCAAGTCTATCCACTTTTGCTCTTCGTATCTGGAGAGAAAAAATACTCTTACATCTGCTTCTGGTTTTGTTGTGTAAACTTTACCACTACGCAAGCGCATCACTCAAACACAGCTTTGAAAACTGTTTAAACATAAGTTGTTTATCTTCGTATTGACTTTTTAACTGGTTAATACGATTATTTATATGATTGATATATCTCTGACTTTTGTAAAATAGAATATCACGTTTTATCCTTTTAATGCGTATACTAAACTGATTAAGCCGTTCACGAAACGTTCTTGAGTCCATACTGTTTAAATTAACGATGGTCCTTCCTTATATCCTTCCTACCCCCATTGACACCGGTTGCAGGTGTGTTGCTCATTACCCCCActcataataatatattaacacTAGAGTGTACCAAGCAAGGTGTGTAAGACTTTATCAGCTAGCGGGGACTCATTCCTGTTGAAACTTGTTAAGCTAAATCATAAACCAGTTCGTTAGAGTCCCTCACAAAATCTAATTTGTATACTATTAATTATGTGTTCAAGTATAATAAACGAAGGGAACATACCATATAAATATTGTGATAATCTACTTAGCTATAGGAGTGACGAATGGGAAACATTTTCGAGACTTCCTTTTTATATTGTACGACAAAAGCTTTGTCTCGTTTGTCGTAAAATGTCTGGAACTAGACTTATTCGAAGAAACTTAATATTTAAAGGATGGAAATTGGTATTTGAATTTTGTGCATTTTGTAGTGAGACTAGACCTATGGGACTATCTCATCGTTCTGTAGGTTATCGTGATGGATTATTGGAATCCCCACCACATAAATGGGACTCCCCACGTCCAAAGTTAGATTTACTATAAATAGACGTTAAATTCTAAACAGCTATTATTATGATGGTATCATTAAactttattgttttacaagcaATTGTGGGAAATTTGCTCTTAATTCAAGAACCAATCAATGTTAGAGAAACTTTTGTGTGTTTTGATAGTAATGGTATACTAAATGACACGTGGCCGTCGAAATGGACAAGAATGAAATCGTATCCGGAAAACAATTTTCTACCAACTTTACAAGCTCAAATAGCTTTGAACAGTACCAAATATAAATTGCGTTTTAGACATTTTAGTGAAAAAATCACTGATTCCGGCTGGTTAGAACTTTATAATGAAAGTCCCAAGGATGAAAAAGGTTTATctccaatattttattatatagctaTATGTTCAACTTTGTCAATAGTTCCTCTGGTAATGGaattaattaaagttttaaataaaaaaatatgttaatatacaagtgttttattaatacacaaaaatatacatatgcttaattcttaaatataattacagataacaaacaataatttataagtAGGAGTCATAATAAAAAGGTGCAACTTGGAACAATTCCTCATTGGGGATATTATTTAAGTCATATAATGTAGGAGCATCTATCATTTCATTCGCAAAAAATAAAAGGTCATCTATATTACCTTCATGCTGATTAATTAATAAATGGCCCCAAGCCAAAGTAGAGACATCACCAGGAATAACATATCTTTTATCGTCACGGGATGTTAGTGATACCTTATTTCGCAATTCGGTGTAAACAGTGTGCATTTCTGacctaaaaaaatacatttttctaaatattgtttCTTTGTTTTGTACAACTCTTACGTAATCATTTAAATGTAGTTGGTTTTTAACAACATGTCTGGAAACACCTTTCGCTTTTTTCACAATTGTATCAGCCACAATACAATAAGCTTTAGCTCCAGtaccataaaatgctttaatggTGGTGTTTGGAAATTCATTTTTCATCTTTCCAAGAATTGACTTTGTCTTGTCTACCCCATGTTGATTATTTTCCGAATAATTAGATGTATCAAAGTAACGTAGATTTTTGTTCATATCATCATAAAAGTTTGGTGTTTGTACTTCTAGAATGAGCGAATCAGTATCTGTATAGAGAAGATTAGCATTACTGTGgtacttgttttttatatacCCGTAGAAGAAATCATATATAAATGTCTTAGATACATCCAGAATAGAAAAACCAATATATAAAGGTTTATCgtaaataattttggttttatttaaatgaattgCAACTAAATTTTCGCTGAATATTGATAATGAGTTAAATTCTGGTTTGGCAATTAAAGATTTTGCTCCAACCCTTCCCTTGCTATTTTCCCACTGAGAAACAAGACGTATATCCTTTCTTTTATCTATTCCTTCCAGGCTTTTGCCGAATATAGCATTGACAAGAAGCTTAAAAAGATCACGCtcaaattcatttttggcgttgTTTCGGAGAAAAGTATTCagatcaatatatttttttaaccaaaGTGATTGGGAGAATTCTAGTATTCTATGCACTCTTTCTAACTTTAATCCGTACTGTATACATTGTTTTAAATTTCTATAATgtatgacatatttttttttatcgtatAAATTAGGAATCagttttttgtatttacttttagGTGGTACTATTGACTCGGGGCAAAATGGTAAGTCGTTATGCTGATCATGCATATTGGGTGGATAATGCAAGTCTACTTCCAACACATACCCCTTTTCACCATCatcatcaatattaaaaacattaaattggTCAATTTCTTGTTCATTTAACCATCTAAAATTTCCCCAAGGAAGAGGTTGGCTCATGGCGGCACCGTAGAGATTAGTGGCATCTAGATACATTATGTACGTTTCCGGTTTTGTTGGATCGAAATTACTTAAAAATCTGTTGTTTGCAATACCCATACGTTTCGTACAGGTAGCCACGCCTCCTCTGATCCCTTTTTTGAAAAAGTGTACCATATCAACATCCGTTAAAAGCTGAAGCTCGATATCGGTATATTTTAACATAGCATCCCATGTTAGAGATGGGGCTGTAACATAATGTGCAGGATCCAATTTGTACTCTTTGAGACATACCtttctaaaattttcaaatatGTCAGCTAGTAGAAGTACATCTGATTTTAAATACAGCATTCCATAATCCCCCATAGATTGGCAGTTAAAATGATCCCAGACCTCCTGTGCTCTGTTATAATCTTCTGTAGTTATATGTTCTCCCCTTAAATTAtcataaaatttttctttagatGGTAGATGTTTCTCTTCTAATTTGATATAACTATCAATATATGTATATGGAAACACACCTTTACGGCGCATTAAACCGAACTCTTTTTCACCTGGGAAATATTTCCTTATTTCATTGCATTGACTAGACTCTAATGTTTGGCTTAATTTATCTAAAGACTTtgctaaaaatttaaatgaatctACAAAcctcaattttaaataaacattatgtTTTTTTGAATCATCACTATTGTGTACTAGaacagattttgaaaatgtaaTATACTTTTCTTTAGTTTGCGCAATAGCTGATAAATACTCCCCATTAGTTGTTAATTCCTTAATAAACATGTGGCAATCGTAATTTGTTAAATTATGAAATAGAATTGGAATAAAATTAGGTACCTTAAAATTTAAGTTGCAGGAATTGTGTGCTGCACCTCTGTATAATCCTGTAAGATGATCATGATCTTGAACTCTTTTGTCGAACGAGGAAAACGATTTCTGGCAAATGGAGCATTTGATGGCATTCTGAAAATTCTTGTTTTCTTCTCTAGTCAAAGACACCATTGGTTTGATATGCTTTAGATGATTCTGGTATAAATTAATAGCTAAAGCATCTAACTTTTGAACAAACACTTTAGCAGCGTCCTCACCCTGATATGTTTCCAATCTTGATAAACTATCATCAAAAAAACACTTGAGGTagaaacaaaatgaataaggctGGTGTTCTGCAACTTTGATTGTGTAAGATTGTCCATCTGATGGATCACAATGATGTATTGGCTTAAGAATCGACTCAAAGTCAGCATAAATTACAAACGGGTGTTGGCTTGTCTTTTCAATATTGATAAATTTTAGAATATTGGATGGAAGAGTTTCACCACACTTGTTAACTCTCAATTCACTGGTTGGGAGTATTGTAGAGATGTGTAAACAATCATTTTCTTGGTGATTTTTTAGCTTTTCAAGGGTTGAAAAAGTTTGAAGACACCCATCACAGAAATATTGTTTTCCGTCATATTTTGTCTTTTGAGTTTTTACTAAGCGATACAAGTCTGTTATGAGACAATAATGGCTCTGATTATTGTCACTTATTAATAAAAGATTAACATGTATAAGTTTACGTTGTTGAGTATAGTGAAGTGGTCCTACAACTTCATATTGCAtcttgttttctttaaaatatgatTGAAGACCGTAAACGTTAACtgatatattgtttaaaatctcAAACTTGTTAATGTCCTTTAACTTAACCGGGAACCCGATACCATCAAAATTTAGAAGTGTGTCACAAGGAGGATATGACTCTGGTTTTGTTGGATCACCATTAGCAGGAAATATAGCAGCCATCACACAATAAGCAAAACACATGCTATCtttgttttgaatatttaaaattgCACCTTTTCTTTTAATCTGCGATGGAAGATTAATATATGCTGATGCAGAAACAGTACTGAATTTGTTAATGTTGACATCTAGGAATAGAATTTCCTGAAGTGCCCAGTTGGAATCTTTCTCCTGGAACTCTGATGCTTGTGTCATTATCGCTTCAGCAAAGTCATCATACATGTCGGATATGTGACTACTCAAAGTGAAGATTTTATTAGATGTATTCATTGACTTAATATCTGACATCTCATTCTCGGGTTTGTAAAACATCGCAAACAGTTCACAGTTAACTTTAAGAGCCGTGTGTTGAAGAAGATAGTCACTaagaatttttattacttttggtTTAACCTCATTCATGAAGCCGGAATAGGAAATTTTGTTAGATTTACTCATAAATCGGTATGAtgcta from the Diabrotica undecimpunctata isolate CICGRU chromosome 1, icDiaUnde3, whole genome shotgun sequence genome contains:
- the LOC140432584 gene encoding uncharacterized protein codes for the protein MKVSKFSVPINGKKSGKIITQLLKSPHLEDSVNSSIEFVEGDMENHCPLGFKEFQQKVSCSSTPGQSIMDSRYDNISEDSASEDEQVLKVSMSELNGSIEEGSALNATTDYDGIDKTTFTRGSNLQRHEVSSCYAACPIPRKRLRPIGVEVLENGVTKLTHAFKNRIASYRFMSKSNKISYSGFMNEVKPKVIKILSDYLLQHTALKVNCELFAMFYKPENEMSDIKSMNTSNKIFTLSSHISDMYDDFAEAIMTQASEFQEKDSNWALQEILFLDVNINKFSTVSASAYINLPSQIKRKGAILNIQNKDSMCFAYCVMAAIFPANGDPTKPESYPPCDTLLNFDGIGFPVKLKDINKFEILNNISVNVYGLQSYFKENKMQYEVVGPLHYTQQRKLIHVNLLLISDNNQSHYCLITDLYRLVKTQKTKYDGKQYFCDGCLQTFSTLEKLKNHQENDCLHISTILPTSELRVNKCGETLPSNILKFINIEKTSQHPFVIYADFESILKPIHHCDPSDGQSYTIKVAEHQPYSFCFYLKCFFDDSLSRLETYQGEDAAKVFVQKLDALAINLYQNHLKHIKPMVSLTREENKNFQNAIKCSICQKSFSSFDKRVQDHDHLTGLYRGAAHNSCNLNFKVPNFIPILFHNLTNYDCHMFIKELTTNGEYLSAIAQTKEKYITFSKSVLVHNSDDSKKHNVYLKLRFVDSFKFLAKSLDKLSQTLESSQCNEIRKYFPGEKEFGLMRRKGVFPYTYIDSYIKLEEKHLPSKEKFYDNLRGEHITTEDYNRAQEVWDHFNCQSMGDYGMLYLKSDVLLLADIFENFRKVCLKEYKLDPAHYVTAPSLTWDAMLKYTDIELQLLTDVDMVHFFKKGIRGGVATCTKRMGIANNRFLSNFDPTKPETYIMYLDATNLYGAAMSQPLPWGNFRWLNEQEIDQFNVFNIDDDGEKGYVLEVDLHYPPNMHDQHNDLPFCPESIVPPKSKYKKLIPNLYDKKKYVIHYRNLKQCIQYGLKLERVHRILEFSQSLWLKKYIDLNTFLRNNAKNEFERDLFKLLVNAIFGKSLEGIDKRKDIRLVSQWENSKGRVGAKSLIAKPEFNSLSIFSENLVAIHLNKTKIIYDKPLYIGFSILDVSKTFIYDFFYGYIKNKYHSNANLLYTDTDSLILEVQTPNFYDDMNKNLRYFDTSNYSENNQHGVDKTKSILGKMKNEFPNTTIKAFYGTGAKAYCIVADTIVKKAKGVSRHVVKNQLHLNDYVRVVQNKETIFRKMYFFRSEMHTVYTELRNKVSLTSRDDKRYVIPGDVSTLAWGHLLINQHEGNIDDLLFFANEMIDAPTLYDLNNIPNEELFQVAPFYYDSYL